From the Primulina tabacum isolate GXHZ01 chromosome 3, ASM2559414v2, whole genome shotgun sequence genome, one window contains:
- the LOC142539945 gene encoding LOW QUALITY PROTEIN: mitogen-activated protein kinase kinase kinase 1-like (The sequence of the model RefSeq protein was modified relative to this genomic sequence to represent the inferred CDS: deleted 1 base in 1 codon), whose product MIYDGMMTDSKQKPRHRRLDRRNAVKNIDYDAGASSCSSPSFEDRSVDVTPLSDRTTFSVEGNEGEVDHIFHRLGVGLDDFSIALSAWEARKSLSPSSNAKTLGLGVVQDIVELEEGFGARVEVGVRVSGGELTNGFGLNWGNCEVEADELGKNGVESGKVVSGGGVLGIKGIRPPKLAPPPVITRTFVDNMSSSWGMVRAIGPLDDQGFSSPRDVFNHLVDEIEENEGGVEMININVLKDESVVVVKREMGASAELCSDSSNDDDDDGEPVGLIRVNDYTVSPNGSFRCNITSWQKGHFLGSGSFGTVYEGFTNDGVFFAVKEVSLLDNGSQGQQSLHQLEQEITLLSQFQHENIVRYLGTDKDDAKLYIFLELVTKGSLAKLYQKYQLRDSQVSAYTRQILSGLNYLHCRNVVHRDLKCANILVDVSGFVKLADFGLAKATKMNDIKSCKGTAFWMAPEVVNRRNHGYGRAADIWSLGCTVLEMLTGQIPYSHLEGMQALFRIGRGELPPISSNLSKDAQDFVLKCLQVNPDSRPTAAQLLEHPFVKRQSSNFSTPVSPHFSGLRL is encoded by the exons ATGATTTATGATGGAATGATGACCGACTCCAAGCAGAAGCCGCGGCATCGAAGGCTTGACCGCCGGAACGCCGTGAAAAATATTGACTACGATGCGGGTGCGAGCTCCTGTTCTTCGCCTTCATTTGAAGATCGATCTGTTGACGTTACACCT CTGTCCGATCGAACCACCTTCAGCGTCGAAGGAAATGAGGGAGAAGTGGATCATATTTTCCATCGCCTTGGCGTAGGTCTTGATGATTTTTCCATAGCCTTGTCGGCGTGGGAGGCTCGGAAGAGCTTATCGCCTTCAAGTAATGCGAAGACTCTGGGGCTTGGTGTGGTGCAAGATATTGTCGAGTTGGAGGAGGGTTTTGGAGCTCGGGTTGAGGTTGGGGTTAGGGTTAGTGGTGGTGAATTGACGAATGGGTTTGGGTTGAATTGGGGTAATTGTGAAGTTGAGGCGGATGAGCTGGGTAAAAATGGAGTGGAAAGCGGTAAGGTGGTGAGTGGTGGTGGTGTCTTGGGGATTAAAGGCATTAGACCACCAAAACTGGCCCCTCCGCCGGTGATTACAAGGACTTTTGTGGACAATATGAGCTCTAGTTGGGGTATGGTTAGGGCAATTGGTCCTCTAGATGATCAGGGATTCAGTTCACCGCGAGATGTGTTTAACCATTTGGTTGATGAAATCGAAGAAAACGAGGGAGGAGTTGAAATGATAAATATCAATGTGCTGAAAGATGAGAGCGTGGTGGTTGTGAAAAGAGAGATGGGAGCTAGTGCGGAGCTGTGTTCGGATTCAtctaatgatgatgatgatgatggtgAACCTGTAGGCTTGATCCGCGTAAATGATTATACCGTCTCGCCTAATGGTTCATTCCGGTGCAATATTACCTCTTGGCAGAAGGGTCATTTCCTCGGAAGTGGATCATTTGGAACAGTGTATGAAGGGTTTACCAA TGATGGCGTCTTTTTTGCTGTGAAGGAGGTGTCTTTACTTGACAATGGTAGCCAAGGCCAACAAAGCCTTCATCAACTCGAACAG GAGATAACTCTTCTAAGTCAATTTCAACACGAGAACATTGTTCGCTACCTTGGTACTGACAAG GATGATGCAAAATTATATATCTTTCTTGAGCTTGTAACCAAAGGTTCACTTGCAAAACTATACCAAAAGTATCAGTTACGTGACTCCCAAGTCTCTGCATACACGAGGCAGATTTTGAGTGGGTTGAATTATCTCCATTGCCGAAATGTGGTCCACAG GGATTTAAAATGTGCCAATATATTGGTGGATGTGAGTGGTTTTGTGAAATTGGCAGACTTTGGATTGGCAAAG GCAACCAAAATGAATGACATCAAATCTTGCAAAGGGACGGCATTCTGGATGGCTCCCGag GTCGTGAACAGAAGGAACCATGGATACGGCCGTGCTGCTGACATATGGAGCCTTGGGTGCACTGTGTTGGAGATGTTAACTGGTCAAATTCCTTACTCTCATTTGGAAGGG ATGCAGGCATTGTTTAGGATTGGCAGGGGAGAACTTCCTCCTATATCTAGTAACTTATCAAAAGATGCTCAAGATTTTGTCCTGAAATGCTTGCAAGTTAACCCAGATAGTCGACCCACTGCAGCTCAGCTGTTGGAGCATCCATTTGTCAAGAGGCAATCTTCAAATTTTTCAACTCCTGTATCTCCACATTTTAGTGGCCTGCGACTCTGA
- the LOC142539946 gene encoding uncharacterized protein LOC142539946 has product MPKSKRNRAVTLSKTKKKGREQKENVVSSIREAIEKYDSVYVFTFENMRNIKFKEFRERLKSSSRFFLGSNKVMQFALGRSVSDEIKPGLHKISKLLRGDSGILLTCLPKDEVQRIFEEYEDYDFARTGSVATEKVELKEGPLEQFTHEMEPFLRKQGMPVRLNKGVVEIVSDFMICEEGKPISPESSRILRLLGIKMATFKLYLVCRWSSEEFEIYKEGLEDSDIESS; this is encoded by the exons ATGCCGAAATCGAAGCGCAATAGGGCAG TGACTTTGTCAAAAACAAAGAAGAAGGGGAGAGAGCAGAAAGAAAATGTAGTGAGTTCGATACGAGAAGCAATCGAGAAGTACGATTCGGTGTACGTTTTCACTTTCGAGAATATGAGGAATATCAAGTTCAAGGAATTCAGAGAACGGCTCAAGTCTTCGAGCAG ATTTTTCCTTGGATCAAACAAAGTTATGCAATTTGCTTTGGGTAGGTCTGTTTCAGATGAGATCAAACCTGGCCTTCACAAGATTTCTAAG CTGCTTCGTGGCGATTCTGGGATTCTTTTAACTTGTTTGCCGAAAGACGAAGTCCAAAG AATATTTGAAGAATATGAAGATTATGACTTCGCAAGGACTGGAAGTGTTGCAACAGAAAAG GTGGAGCTTAAAGAAGGTCCTCTCGAACAGTTCACTCATGAGATGGAGCCATTCTTGCGCAAGCAGGGGATGCCTGTGCGGTTAAATAAAG GTGTGGTAGAGATTGTATCAGACTTCATGATATGTGAAGAAGGAAAACCAATATCACCTGAGTCATCTCGGATACTG CGTCTCTTGGGTATTAAAATGGCTACCTTCAAACTCTACCTGGTATGTCGATGGAGCTCGgaggaatttgaaatttataaagAGGGTTTGGAAGATTCTGACATTGAATCCTCCTAG
- the LOC142538932 gene encoding LOW QUALITY PROTEIN: partner of Y14 and mago-like (The sequence of the model RefSeq protein was modified relative to this genomic sequence to represent the inferred CDS: inserted 1 base in 1 codon), with amino-acid sequence MASSGGPAEEPGKTQKGERILAPTRRPDGTLRKPVRIRAGYVPQDEVAIYQSKGSLWRKEMEATQDVPPVYDPVAAEVKPKSKSAKRNERKKEKRQQAALDKADVSEKNDVLSADGFNHLSENEEPFASKMNGLTLSGNTSLVTTPLNPNESSTPEDQIQHFDKKIRALKKKIRLTEAQQXKTTEKDMKPEQLEKIAKLEDWLDELMLLEGKKAELTASIS; translated from the exons ATGGCGAGCAGCGGAGGACCGGCAGAGGAGCCCGGGAAAACCCAAAAAGGGGAGAGGATACTCGCCCCGACCCGACGCCCAGACGGAACCCTCCGAAAACCCGTTCGTATTCGGGCCGGCTATGTTCCCCAGGATGAAGTCGCAATATACCAATCCAAAGGCTCACTT TGGAGGAAGGAGATGGAGGCGACACAGGATGTGCCGCCGGTATATGATCCCGTGGCGGCGGAAGTGAAACCCAAGTCGAAATCAGCTAAGAGGAATGAGAGAAAGAAGGAAAAACGTCAGCAG GCTGCTCTAGACAAGGCTGATGTTTCGGAGAAAAATGATGTCCTTTCTGCTGATGGTTTCAATCACCTGTCAGAGAATGAGGAGCCATTTGCATCCAAGATGAATGGCCTAACTCTTTCTGGAAACACTTCTTTGGTTACAACACCTTTAAATCCAAACGAGTCTTCTACTCCAGAGGATCAAATTCAACATTTTGATAAAAAGATTCGAGCACTGAAAAAGAAG ATTCGGTTGACTGAAGCTCAGC CAAAAACTACAGAAAAGGATATGAAACCTGAACAACTGGAGAAAATAGCCAAATTAGAAGATTGGCTCGATGAGTTGATGCTTTTGGAAGGAAAGAAAGCCGAGCTAACAGCATCCATCTCATGA